A window from Vigna angularis cultivar LongXiaoDou No.4 chromosome 7, ASM1680809v1, whole genome shotgun sequence encodes these proteins:
- the LOC128197941 gene encoding uncharacterized protein LOC128197941 — MKLRPPLPPLTTPENVSLFRMPNCDVEVVFHHGGKFVNDGSFKYEFGQTSTLKIDPDRWSYFEIMSILKEMGYINVKELWYAVGGGTVLEGRLELLSDDKGACHLVNLAILNGQSHLYVVHMVSDPEYVHMLGEGDSDNRVEVECEEECEKAVLGEGVQADNDNCVEAEAEGDTDGAVLGEGVQADNDNIVEAEVVGEDVGAGLGEGVEAVNDNFVEAEAEGEVVGAVLGEGVEADSDNFVDAEAEGEDVGAVLGEGVEADNDNFVEAEAEREDGGHDDYDVRSWNGDEEDVLSEDDFCNRSEEVEVGGPSGKCPPLQHVHDRGLSDNSWESESLDSVVLSDSSNDDRDRYGNFGIFSLPKSMEHYNWEVGTFFSEKKDFTEAIRSYGVDNGRKLKVFKNDKTRVSVKCCGAKGKCPWYAYCAYKAAQNTWQLRKIINKHTCSREFNVRLVTSKWLSGRLEKTIKENPNINLTNLQNKVCKKWNINVSRSTTFRAKKMAHKKIEGDFEEQYKRVYDYANELLRSNPGSTVKVSVEPNEGNQVFKRLYVCLKACKVSFISCRPIVGLDGCFLKGKYGGELLTAVGRDGNDQMLPLAYAVVEVENKETWTWFLEFLIDDLGGVEKCSTYTFISDQQKGLLPAIQELLPRVDQRFCVRHIYANFRKKYPGKNLKRLLWKAASSTHPQAWEAVMREIKDVNVEAFKHLIAIPPRFWSRSRFTPTAACDTLVNNISEAFNSVILDARAKPIITMMEDIRMYLMKRWARNREKIRLYEGSFCPKIYKRFQKELNNTKYWIPSWSGLKLFEVRHTSNIGDKFVVDIDKVDCSCRKWSITGIPCCHALTAMTFLNINGEDYISHWFTKSTYEQTYFPMIYPVHGAHMWEMTSMPDVLPPPKRILPGRPKKKRRLEPWELKKDDTELRQGGTRKRCGICRELGHKRNNCPQAAQAAPTTPNATQSSQITQCEVEQPQQSHPSTTAPQTTSTPADPTATAPSN; from the exons ATGAAGCTACGGCCACCGCTTCCACCGCTCACGACACCGGAAAACGTTTCTctg tttaggATGCCTAACTGTGATGTCGAAGTGGTCTTTCACCATGGGGGCAAATTTGTGAATGATGGGTCATTTAAATATGAGTTTGGTCAAACATCTACTTTAAAAATTGACCCAGATAGATGGAGCTACTTTGAAATTATGTCCATTTTGAAGGAGATGGGCTATATTAATGTTAAAGAGTTGTGGTATGCAGTGGGTGGTGGTACTGTGTTAGAAGGAAGGTTAGAACTATTATCTGATGACAAGGGTGCATGTCATCTGGTCAACCTTGCCATTTTGAATGGTCAATCTCACCTGTATGTTGTACACATGGTGTCAGATCCTGAGTACGTTCATATGTTGGGGGAGGGTGACAGTGATAATCGTGTAGAGGTAGAGTGTGAGGAAGAGTGTGAGAAGGCTGTTTTGGGGGAGGGTGTACAGGCTGACAATGATAATTGTGTGGAGGCAGAGGCTGAGGGAGACACTGATGGGGCTGTTTTGGGGGAGGGTGTACAGGCTGACAATGATAACATTGTGGAGGCAGAGGTTGTGGGAGAGGATGTTGGGGCTGGTTTGGGGGAGGGTGTAGAGGCTGTTAATGATAACTTTGTGGAGGCAGAGGCTGAGGGAGAGGTTGTTGGGGCTGTTTTGGGGGAGGGTGTAGAGGCTGACAGTGATAACTTTGTGGATGCAGAGGCTGAGGGAGAGGATGTTGGGGCTGTTTTAGGAGAGGGTGTAGAGGCTGACAATGATAATTTTGTGGAGGCAGAGGCTGAGAGAGAGGATGGGGGACATGATGACTACGATGTTAGAAGTTGGAATGGAGATGAAGAGGATGTGTTGAGTGAAGATGATTTTTGTAACCGTAGTGAGGAAGTTGAAGTGGGTGGACCAAGTGGGAAGTGTCCTCCATTACAGCATGTACATGACAGAGGTTTATCTGACAATTCTTGGGAATCTGAAAGTTTAGACAGCGTTGTATTAAGTGATTCATCAAATGATGATAGAGACCGTTATGGAAATTTTGGCATTTTTTCATTGCCCAAAAGTATGGAACACTATAACTGGGAAGTGGGGACATTCTTCAGTGAAAAAAAAGATTTCACAGAAGCAATAAGAAGCTACGGTGTAGACAATGGTAGGAAATTGAaggtttttaaaaatgataaaacaagAGTTTCTGTTAAATGTTGTGGGGCAAAAGGGAAGTGCCCATGGTACGCATATTGTGCATATAAGGCTGCCCAAAATACATGGCAGTTAAGGAAGATTATAAACAAGCATACCTGCAGTAGAGAATTTAATGTGCGTTTAGTGACATCAAAATGGTTAAGTGGGAGGTTAGAGAAGACCATAAaagaaaatccaaatattaattTGACTAACCTCCAAAACAAAGTTTGTAAGAAATGGAATATTAATGTGTCTCGGTCAACAACCTTTAGGGCAAAGAAAATGGCACACAAGAAAATTGAAGgtgattttgaagaacaatataaaagggTATATGACTATGCCAATGAGCTGCTTAGGTCAAATCCTGGATCAACTGTCAAAGTTAGTGTAGAACCTAATGAGGGGAACCAAGTATTCAAGAGACTTTATGTTTGTTTGAAGGCATGTAAGGTGAGTTTCATATCATGTAGGCCCATTGTAGGTTTGGATGGGTGTTTCTTGAAAGGGAAATATGGGGGTGAATTGTTAACAGCAGTTGGAAGAGATGGTAATGACCAAATGTTACCTTTGGCATATGCtgttgtggaggtggagaataaggaAACCTGGACTTGGTTTTTGGAATTCTTGATTGATGATCTTGGTGGTGTTGAAAAATGTTCAACGTATACATTTATCtcagatcaacaaaaa GGACTTCTGCCAGCAATACAAGAACTTCTACCTCGTGTTGATCAAAGGTTTTGTGTCCGCCACATATATGCaaattttaggaaaaaatatcCTGGAAAAAATCTGAAACGTCTATTATGGAAGGCAGCATCATCAACCCATCCTCAAGCATGGGAGGCAGTCATGAGAGAAATAAAAGATGTCAATGTAGAGGCCTTTAAGCACTTGATAGCTATTCCACCAAG aTTTTGGTCAAGGTCAAGGTTTACACCTACAGCTGCTTGTGACACCCTAGTAAACAATATCTCTGAAGCTTTTAATAGTGTGATCTTGGATGCAAGGGCTAAGCCCATCATAACAATGATGGAAGACATTCGTATGTATCTAATGAAGAGATGGGCAAGAAATAGAGAGAAGATAAGGTTATATGAAGGTTCCTTTTGCCCCAAAATTTATAAACGATTTCAAAAGGaattaaacaacacaaaatattGGATACCTAG CTGGTCAGGATTGAAATTATTTGAAGTGAGACACACTTCCAACATTGGTGACAAGTTTGTTGTTGACATAGATAAAGTGGACTGTAGTTGCAGGAAATGGAGTATAACAGGAATCCCATGCTGTCATGCCCTCACTGCCATGACATTTTTAAACATCAATGGAGAAGACTACATCTCACATTGGTTTACAAAGTCAACCTATGAACAAACATACTTTCCAATGATATATCCAGTCCACGGTGCTCATATGTGGGAAATGACTTCAATGCCTGATGTGTTGCCTCCACCTAAGAGAATTTTGCCTGGTAGaccgaaaaagaaaagaagattagAGCCTTGGGAGCTTAAGAAAGATGACACTGAACTAAGACAAGGTGGAACACGTAAGAGATGTGGCATATGTAGAGAGCTTggacataaaagaaataattgtcCACAAGCTGCCCAAGCTGCTCCAACAACTCCAAATGCAACTCAATCCAGTCAAATTACTCAATGCGAGGTTGAACAACCCCAACAAAGTCACCCATCAACAACAGCACCTCAGACAACTTCAACACCAGCTGACCCAACTGCCACAGCACCTTCAAACTGA